In one Pseudomonas sp. R84 genomic region, the following are encoded:
- a CDS encoding Nif3-like dinuclear metal center hexameric protein: MAVALSTLVEEADRYLGSAKIADYCPNGLQVEGRPQVMRIVSGVTASQALLDAAVEAGADLVLVHHGYFWKGENPCVTGMKQRRLKTLLKHDISLLAYHLPLDLHPDVGNNVQLARQLDITVEGPLDPDNLKIVGLVGSLKEPLTARDFARKVQEVMGREPLLIEGNPMIRRVGWCTGGGQGYIDQAVAAGVDLYLSGEASEQTFHSARENDISFIAAGHHATERYGVQALGDYLAKRFAVEHIFIDCPNPI; encoded by the coding sequence ATGGCCGTTGCCCTCAGCACCCTCGTCGAAGAAGCCGACCGTTACCTCGGCAGTGCGAAAATTGCCGATTATTGCCCGAACGGATTGCAGGTCGAGGGCCGTCCTCAGGTGATGCGTATCGTCAGTGGCGTCACGGCCAGCCAGGCGTTGCTGGACGCTGCCGTCGAGGCCGGGGCCGATCTGGTGCTGGTGCATCACGGTTATTTCTGGAAGGGCGAGAACCCTTGCGTCACTGGCATGAAGCAGCGTCGACTGAAGACGTTGCTCAAGCACGATATCAGTCTGCTCGCTTACCACTTGCCGCTGGATTTGCATCCCGATGTCGGCAATAACGTGCAACTGGCGCGTCAACTGGACATCACTGTGGAAGGCCCGCTGGACCCGGACAATCTCAAAATCGTTGGTCTGGTCGGGTCTTTGAAAGAACCGCTGACCGCTCGCGATTTCGCCCGCAAGGTGCAAGAAGTGATGGGGCGAGAACCGTTGCTGATTGAAGGCAATCCGATGATTCGCCGGGTTGGCTGGTGCACCGGCGGTGGTCAGGGCTATATCGATCAGGCCGTCGCGGCGGGCGTCGATCTGTATCTCAGCGGTGAAGCCTCCGAGCAGACCTTCCACAGCGCCCGCGAAAACGACATCAGCTTCATCGCCGCCGGCCACCACGCGACCGAGCGCTACGGCGTGCAAGCACTGGGCGACTACCTGGCGAAACGCTTTGCCGTCGAACATATCTTCATCGACTGCCCCAACCCGATCTGA
- the cysD gene encoding sulfate adenylyltransferase subunit CysD — MVDKLTHLKQLEAESIHIIREVAAEFDNPVMLYSIGKDSAVMLHLARKAFFPGKLPFPVMHVDTRWKFQEMYKFRDKMVEELGLDLITHINPDGVAQNINPFTHGSAKHTDIMKTEGLKQALDKHGFDAAFGGARRDEEKSRAKERVYSFRDSKHRWDPKNQRPELWNVYNGKVNKGESIRVFPLSNWTELDIWQYIYLEGIPIVPLYFAAEREVIEKNGTLIMIDDERILEHLSDEDKARIVKKKVRFRTLGCYPLTGAVESEAESLTDIIQEMLLTRTSERQGRVIDHDGAGSMEDKKRQGYF; from the coding sequence ATGGTCGACAAACTGACGCATCTGAAACAGCTGGAGGCGGAAAGCATCCACATCATCCGCGAGGTGGCCGCCGAGTTCGATAACCCGGTGATGCTGTACTCCATCGGTAAAGACTCCGCCGTGATGCTGCACCTGGCACGCAAGGCGTTCTTCCCGGGCAAACTGCCGTTTCCGGTGATGCACGTCGACACCCGCTGGAAATTCCAGGAAATGTACAAGTTCCGCGACAAGATGGTCGAAGAACTGGGCCTGGACCTGATCACCCACATCAACCCCGATGGCGTGGCGCAGAACATCAACCCGTTCACCCACGGCAGCGCCAAGCACACCGACATCATGAAAACCGAAGGCCTGAAGCAGGCACTCGACAAGCATGGTTTCGACGCAGCGTTCGGCGGCGCCCGTCGCGATGAAGAGAAATCCCGTGCCAAAGAGCGCGTGTACTCGTTCCGCGACAGCAAGCACCGCTGGGACCCGAAAAACCAGCGTCCAGAACTGTGGAACGTCTACAACGGCAAGGTCAACAAGGGCGAATCCATTCGCGTATTCCCTTTGTCAAACTGGACCGAACTGGACATCTGGCAGTACATCTACCTCGAAGGCATCCCGATTGTGCCGTTGTACTTCGCCGCCGAACGCGAAGTGATCGAGAAGAACGGCACGCTGATCATGATCGACGACGAGCGCATCCTTGAGCACCTGTCCGACGAAGACAAAGCGCGCATCGTCAAAAAGAAAGTGCGTTTCCGCACCCTTGGCTGCTACCCGTTGACGGGGGCCGTGGAGTCCGAGGCCGAAAGCCTGACGGACATCATCCAGGAAATGCTCCTGACGCGAACTTCCGAGCGCCAGGGCCGAGTCATCGACCACGATGGCGCAGGCTCGATGGAAGATAAAAAACGTCAAGGCTATTTCTAA
- the cysN gene encoding sulfate adenylyltransferase subunit CysN — translation MSHVSDLISEDILAYLGQHERKELLRFLTCGNVDDGKSTLIGRLLHDSKMIYEDHLEAITRDSKKVGTTGDDIDLALLVDGLQAEREQGITIDVAYRYFSTAKRKFIIADTPGHEQYTRNMATGASTCDLAIILVDARYGVQTQTRRHSFIASLLGIKHIVVAINKMDLKGFDEGVFESIKADYLKFAEGLKMKPTSMHFVPMSALKGDNVVNKSERSPWYKGQSLMEILETVEVAGDRNFTDLRFPVQYVNRPNLNFRGFAGTLASGIVHKGDEVVVLPSGKSSRVKSIVTFEGELEHAGPGQAVTLTMEDEIDISRGDLLVHADNVPPVTDSFEAMLVWMAEEPMLPGKKYDIKRATSYVPGSIASIVNKVDVNTLEEGPASALQLNEIGKVKIALDAPIALDGYESNRTTGAFIIIDRLTNGTVGAGMIVAQPVTHGTATHHGKLAHVATEERAQRFGQQPATVLFSGLSGAGKSTLAYAVERKLFDMGRAVFVLDGQNLRQDLNKGLPQDRAGRTENWRRAAHVARQFNEAGLLTLASFVAPSAEGREQAKDLIGKDRLLTVYVQASPAVCAERDPQGLYAAAGDNIPGESFPYDVPLNADLVIDTQTLSLEESVKQVLDLLRQRGAI, via the coding sequence ATGTCGCATGTTTCTGATTTGATCAGCGAGGACATCCTCGCCTACCTGGGCCAGCACGAACGTAAGGAACTGCTGCGCTTTTTGACCTGCGGTAACGTCGATGACGGCAAGAGCACCCTGATCGGGCGCCTGCTGCACGACTCGAAGATGATCTATGAAGATCACCTCGAAGCGATCACCCGCGACTCGAAGAAAGTCGGCACCACCGGTGATGACATCGACCTGGCGTTGCTGGTCGACGGCTTGCAGGCCGAACGGGAGCAGGGCATCACCATCGATGTCGCCTACCGCTATTTCTCCACCGCCAAGCGCAAATTCATCATCGCTGACACGCCCGGCCATGAGCAGTACACCCGCAACATGGCCACCGGTGCCTCCACCTGTGACCTGGCGATCATTCTGGTCGACGCGCGTTACGGCGTGCAGACCCAGACCCGTCGCCACAGCTTCATCGCCTCCCTGTTGGGGATCAAACACATCGTCGTCGCCATCAACAAGATGGACTTGAAGGGCTTCGATGAAGGTGTGTTCGAGTCGATCAAGGCTGACTACCTGAAGTTCGCCGAAGGCTTGAAGATGAAGCCGACCAGCATGCACTTCGTGCCGATGTCTGCCCTAAAAGGCGACAACGTGGTGAACAAGTCCGAGCGCTCGCCTTGGTACAAAGGCCAGTCGTTGATGGAAATCCTCGAGACCGTGGAGGTCGCGGGCGATCGCAACTTCACCGATCTGCGTTTCCCGGTGCAGTACGTCAACCGTCCGAACCTGAACTTCCGTGGTTTCGCCGGCACGCTGGCCAGCGGCATCGTGCACAAGGGTGACGAAGTCGTGGTGCTGCCGTCGGGCAAAAGCAGCCGGGTGAAATCCATCGTCACTTTCGAAGGTGAGCTGGAACACGCCGGTCCAGGTCAGGCCGTAACGCTGACCATGGAAGACGAAATCGACATCTCCCGTGGTGACCTGCTGGTGCATGCCGACAACGTGCCGCCGGTCACCGACAGCTTCGAAGCGATGCTGGTGTGGATGGCTGAAGAGCCGATGCTGCCGGGCAAGAAATACGACATCAAACGCGCCACCAGTTACGTGCCGGGCTCGATTGCCAGCATCGTTAACAAGGTCGACGTGAACACGTTGGAAGAAGGCCCGGCGAGCGCGTTGCAGCTCAACGAAATCGGCAAGGTGAAGATTGCACTTGATGCGCCAATCGCCCTCGACGGTTACGAAAGCAATCGCACCACCGGCGCGTTCATCATCATCGACCGCTTGACCAACGGCACCGTTGGCGCCGGCATGATCGTCGCGCAGCCAGTGACGCATGGCACTGCCACGCACCACGGCAAACTGGCGCACGTGGCGACTGAAGAGCGTGCTCAGCGCTTCGGCCAGCAACCGGCGACCGTGCTGTTCAGCGGCCTGTCGGGCGCGGGCAAAAGTACACTGGCTTATGCGGTCGAGCGCAAGCTGTTCGACATGGGGCGTGCGGTGTTTGTGCTGGATGGCCAGAACTTGCGTCAGGACCTGAACAAAGGCCTGCCACAGGATCGCGCCGGTCGCACCGAGAATTGGCGTCGTGCCGCGCACGTCGCGCGTCAGTTCAACGAAGCAGGTCTGCTGACCCTGGCCTCGTTCGTCGCGCCAAGCGCTGAAGGGCGTGAGCAGGCGAAGGATCTGATCGGCAAGGATCGTCTGCTGACGGTCTACGTTCAGGCCTCGCCGGCCGTGTGCGCCGAGCGTGATCCGCAAGGTCTGTATGCCGCCGCTGGCGACAACATCCCGGGCGAATCCTTCCCGTACGATGTGCCGCTGAATGCCGATCTGGTGATCGACACGCAGACGCTGAGTCTGGAAGAAAGCGTCAAGCAAGTGCTGGATCTGCTGCGTCAGCGTGGCGCGATTTAA
- a CDS encoding acyltransferase: protein MLDFLPAPVRGVIASLLLALNTILLCSFLFCVALIKALPFDLARRASLWLMSHTHEAWISNNKGWMNLVRRTRWHISGLQGLDYKHSYLITSNHQSWVDILVLQYVLNRRIQPLKFFLKQELIWVPIIGLAWWALGFPFMKRYSKAYLAKHPEKKGKDLETTRKTCAKFRNNPVGIFNFVEGTRFTEGKHAQQQSPFKYLLKPKAGGIAFVLDAMGEQLESIVNVTIHYPAGRPGFWDLLCGNVRDVVVHFEELKIPQQFIGKNYDQDGEYRLQFQGWINQLWLDKDALLEQMHREYPAKH from the coding sequence ATGCTGGATTTTCTACCTGCACCCGTGCGCGGCGTGATCGCCTCGCTGCTGTTGGCCCTCAACACCATCCTGCTGTGCTCGTTCCTGTTCTGCGTGGCGCTGATCAAAGCGCTGCCGTTCGACCTCGCCCGGCGTGCCTCACTGTGGCTGATGAGCCACACCCATGAAGCGTGGATCAGCAACAACAAGGGCTGGATGAACCTGGTTCGGCGCACGCGCTGGCACATCAGCGGTCTGCAAGGGCTCGACTACAAGCACTCGTACCTGATCACCAGCAACCACCAGAGCTGGGTTGATATTCTGGTGCTGCAATACGTGCTTAACCGCCGGATTCAGCCGCTGAAATTCTTCCTCAAGCAGGAGCTGATCTGGGTCCCGATAATCGGTCTGGCCTGGTGGGCGCTGGGCTTTCCGTTCATGAAGCGTTACTCCAAGGCGTACCTCGCCAAGCACCCGGAGAAGAAAGGCAAAGACCTCGAAACCACGCGCAAAACCTGCGCGAAGTTTCGTAATAACCCGGTGGGGATTTTCAACTTCGTCGAGGGCACGCGGTTTACCGAAGGCAAACATGCGCAGCAGCAATCGCCGTTCAAATATCTGCTCAAGCCCAAGGCTGGCGGGATTGCGTTTGTTCTGGATGCGATGGGCGAGCAACTGGAGTCGATCGTCAACGTGACGATCCACTACCCGGCCGGGCGTCCGGGGTTCTGGGATTTGCTCTGCGGTAATGTGCGCGATGTGGTGGTGCATTTTGAAGAGCTGAAGATTCCGCAGCAATTCATTGGCAAGAACTACGATCAGGACGGCGAGTATCGTTTGCAGTTTCAGGGCTGGATCAACCAGCTGTGGCTGGACAAGGATGCGCTGCTCGAACAGATGCACCGCGAGTATCCAGCCAAACACTAA
- the pta gene encoding phosphate acetyltransferase translates to MQTFFIAPTDFGVGLTSISLGLVRTLERAGLKVGFFKPIAQPHPGDTGPERSTELVSRTHGLKPPQPLGLAHVERMLGDGQLDELLEEIIALYQQAAIGKDVLVVEGMVPTRSASYAARVNLHLAKSLDAEVILVSAPENEVLAELSGRVELQAQLFGGPKDPKVLGVILNKVKTDESMDAFATRLKEHSPLLRSGDFRLLGCIPFQPELNAPRTRDVADLMGAQVLNAGDYETRRMTKIIICARTMRNTVELLKPGVLVVTPGDRDDIILAVSLAAINGVPLAGLLLTSDTLPDPRIMDLCRGALQAGLPVLSVSTGSYDTANLLNGLNKEIPIDDRERAEIITDFVASHLDAKWLHQRCGTPREMRLSPAVFRYQLIQRAQAANKRIVLPEGSEPFTVQAAAICQERGIARCVLLAKPEDVEAVARAQGIVLPPGLEILDPDLIRERYVEPMVALRKTKSLNAPMAEQQLEDTVVIGTMMLALDEVDGLVSGVINTTANTIRPALQLIKTAPGCTLVSSVFFMLFPEEVLVYGDCVMNPHPSATELAEIALQSADSAAAFGITPRVAMISYSSGESATGEEVEKVREATLLAHEQQHSLLIDGPLQYDAAANADVARQLAPNSQVAGRATVFVFPDLNTGNTTHKAVQRSADCVSLGPMLQGLRKPVNDLPRGAQVDDIVYTIALTAIQAANRPMDV, encoded by the coding sequence ATGCAAACTTTTTTTATCGCCCCCACCGATTTTGGCGTGGGTCTGACCTCCATCAGCCTCGGGCTGGTACGCACGCTTGAGCGCGCCGGGCTGAAAGTCGGCTTCTTCAAGCCGATCGCGCAGCCGCATCCGGGCGACACCGGCCCTGAGCGTTCCACCGAACTGGTGTCGCGCACTCACGGCTTGAAACCGCCACAACCGTTGGGTCTGGCCCACGTCGAGCGGATGCTCGGCGACGGTCAGCTCGATGAGCTGCTCGAAGAAATCATCGCCCTCTATCAGCAAGCCGCCATCGGCAAAGACGTGCTGGTTGTCGAAGGCATGGTGCCGACTCGCAGCGCCAGCTACGCCGCGCGGGTCAACCTGCACCTGGCCAAGAGCCTCGATGCCGAGGTGATTCTGGTCTCGGCGCCGGAAAACGAAGTGCTCGCCGAGCTGTCTGGCCGCGTCGAGTTGCAGGCGCAATTGTTCGGCGGGCCGAAAGACCCGAAAGTCCTCGGCGTGATCCTCAACAAGGTCAAGACCGACGAGAGCATGGACGCCTTCGCCACGCGTCTGAAAGAGCATTCGCCGTTGCTGCGCAGCGGTGATTTCCGCTTGCTCGGTTGCATCCCGTTCCAACCCGAACTCAACGCACCACGCACCCGCGACGTCGCCGACCTGATGGGCGCGCAAGTGCTCAATGCCGGTGACTACGAAACCCGGCGCATGACCAAAATCATCATTTGCGCACGGACCATGCGCAACACCGTCGAGCTGCTCAAACCCGGCGTGCTGGTGGTGACGCCGGGTGATCGCGACGACATCATCCTCGCCGTCAGCCTCGCCGCGATCAACGGCGTGCCGCTGGCCGGTCTGTTGCTGACCAGCGACACGCTGCCCGATCCGCGCATCATGGATCTGTGCCGGGGCGCCTTACAGGCCGGTTTGCCAGTGTTGTCGGTGAGCACAGGCTCTTACGACACCGCCAACCTGCTGAACGGTCTGAACAAGGAAATCCCCATCGATGACCGCGAGCGAGCGGAGATCATCACCGATTTCGTCGCCAGCCATCTCGATGCCAAGTGGCTGCACCAGCGCTGCGGCACGCCACGGGAGATGCGCCTGTCGCCGGCGGTGTTCCGCTATCAATTGATTCAGCGCGCCCAAGCCGCCAACAAGCGCATCGTCCTGCCCGAAGGCAGCGAACCGTTCACTGTGCAAGCGGCGGCGATCTGTCAGGAACGCGGGATCGCCCGTTGCGTATTGCTGGCCAAACCGGAAGACGTCGAAGCGGTCGCTCGCGCCCAAGGCATCGTGTTGCCGCCGGGCCTGGAGATTCTTGATCCGGATCTGATCCGCGAGCGCTACGTGGAGCCGATGGTCGCCCTGCGCAAGACCAAAAGCCTCAATGCACCGATGGCCGAGCAGCAACTGGAAGACACCGTGGTGATCGGCACCATGATGCTTGCGCTGGATGAAGTCGACGGGTTGGTCTCGGGTGTGATCAACACCACCGCCAACACTATCCGTCCAGCCCTGCAACTGATCAAGACCGCGCCGGGCTGTACGCTGGTGTCGTCGGTGTTCTTCATGCTGTTCCCGGAAGAAGTGCTGGTCTATGGCGACTGCGTGATGAACCCGCATCCGAGTGCCACCGAACTTGCCGAAATCGCGCTGCAAAGCGCCGACTCGGCCGCCGCGTTCGGTATCACTCCGCGCGTAGCGATGATCAGTTATTCCAGCGGCGAATCTGCCACCGGTGAAGAAGTCGAAAAAGTCCGCGAGGCCACCCTCCTCGCCCACGAACAACAGCATTCGCTGCTGATCGACGGCCCGTTGCAATACGACGCCGCTGCCAACGCAGACGTCGCCCGGCAACTGGCGCCAAACAGTCAGGTCGCCGGTCGTGCCACCGTGTTTGTGTTCCCGGATCTGAACACCGGCAACACCACGCACAAAGCCGTGCAGCGCAGCGCCGATTGCGTCAGCCTCGGGCCGATGCTGCAAGGCCTGCGCAAACCGGTCAATGACTTGCCGCGCGGCGCGCAAGTCGATGACATCGTCTACACCATCGCCCTCACCGCGATTCAAGCCGCCAACCGACCTATGGATGTGTAA
- a CDS encoding DUF3565 domain-containing protein: METALLAAISMGRDLLQKNIERPSLAKQTRESEHNPDKRVSTIAGFHQDEEGHWVAELSCGHTQHLRHQPPWQSRAWVLDPAQRIEKIGQPFACGWCAQGSVSANLGD, translated from the coding sequence ATGGAGACAGCCTTATTGGCGGCGATCAGCATGGGGCGAGACCTTTTGCAGAAGAATATAGAAAGGCCAAGTTTAGCGAAGCAAACGCGCGAAAGCGAACACAACCCGGACAAACGGGTTTCGACGATCGCAGGCTTCCATCAAGACGAGGAAGGCCATTGGGTGGCCGAGCTTTCCTGTGGTCACACCCAGCACCTGCGCCACCAGCCGCCATGGCAATCGCGCGCCTGGGTGCTGGACCCAGCGCAACGTATTGAAAAAATAGGCCAACCCTTTGCCTGCGGTTGGTGCGCACAAGGCTCGGTTAGCGCTAACCTTGGCGACTGA
- a CDS encoding peptidylprolyl isomerase, with protein sequence MLIAANKAVSIDYTLTNDAGEVIDSSAGGAPLVYLQGAGNIIPGLEKALEGKAVGDELEVSVEPEDAYGEYAAELVSTLSRSMFEGVDELEVGMQFHASAPDGQMQIVTIRDLDGDDVTVDGNHPLAGQRLNFKVKIVDIREASQEEIAHGHVHGEGGHHH encoded by the coding sequence ATGCTGATCGCCGCCAATAAGGCTGTCTCCATCGACTATACCCTGACCAACGACGCTGGTGAGGTCATCGACAGCTCCGCCGGCGGCGCTCCGCTGGTCTACCTGCAAGGCGCAGGCAACATCATCCCGGGCCTGGAAAAAGCTCTGGAAGGCAAAGCTGTTGGTGACGAGCTGGAAGTTTCCGTTGAGCCGGAAGACGCTTACGGCGAATACGCCGCTGAGCTGGTCAGCACCCTGAGCCGCAGCATGTTCGAAGGCGTTGACGAGCTGGAAGTCGGCATGCAGTTCCACGCTTCGGCGCCGGACGGCCAAATGCAAATCGTCACCATCCGTGACCTCGACGGCGACGACGTGACAGTCGACGGCAACCACCCACTGGCCGGTCAGCGCCTGAACTTCAAAGTGAAGATCGTTGATATCCGTGAAGCCAGCCAGGAAGAAATCGCTCATGGTCACGTCCATGGCGAAGGTGGCCATCACCACTGA
- a CDS encoding glutathione peroxidase has protein sequence MSAFHDLKLTALDGQELPLAPFKGQVVLVVNVASKCGLTTQYAALEILHQQFKGKGFSVLGLPCNQFAGQEPGSEKEIQEFCSLNYGVTFPLSSKLEVNGHERHQLYRLLAGEGAEFPGDITWNFEKFLLGKDGRVLARFSPRTAPDDPSIVHAIEKALS, from the coding sequence ATGAGTGCTTTTCACGACCTTAAGTTGACAGCCCTGGATGGTCAGGAGCTACCGCTGGCGCCGTTCAAGGGCCAAGTCGTGCTGGTGGTCAACGTCGCCTCCAAGTGCGGCTTGACCACACAGTACGCGGCGCTGGAAATCCTCCATCAGCAATTCAAAGGCAAAGGCTTCAGTGTGCTGGGCCTGCCGTGCAACCAGTTTGCCGGCCAGGAACCTGGCTCTGAAAAGGAAATTCAGGAGTTCTGCAGCCTTAACTATGGTGTGACGTTTCCGTTGTCGAGCAAGCTCGAAGTCAACGGCCACGAACGGCATCAGCTCTACCGCTTGCTGGCGGGCGAGGGCGCGGAGTTTCCCGGTGACATCACCTGGAATTTCGAGAAATTCCTGCTCGGCAAGGATGGTCGGGTGCTGGCGCGGTTCTCGCCGCGCACGGCGCCGGATGATCCGAGCATTGTTCATGCGATTGAAAAAGCGCTGAGCTGA
- a CDS encoding NADH:flavin oxidoreductase, with protein MPVQALFKPFHLGALELPTRVVMAPMTRSFSPGGVPNSKVIEYYRRRAAAGVGLIITEGTTVGHVASNGYPNVPQFFGEAPLAGWKKVVDAVHAEGGKIVPQLWHVGSVRRIGTEPDASVPAYGPSEKLKDGQVVVHGMTQQDIKDVIAAFAQAAKDAQSIGMDGVEIHGAHGYLIDQFFWEGSNQRTDEYGGSLANRSRFAIELIQAVRAAVGEGFPIIFRFSQWKQQDYTARLVQTPEALGEFLKPLSDAGVDIFHCSTRRFWEPEFDGSELNLAGWTRKLTGKPTITVGSVGLDGEFLQFMVNTDKVAQPASLENLLERLNKEEFDLVAVGRALLVDPDWAQKVREGREQDILPFSREALMTLV; from the coding sequence ATGCCCGTTCAAGCCTTGTTCAAACCGTTCCACCTCGGTGCCCTCGAACTGCCGACCCGTGTGGTCATGGCGCCAATGACCCGTTCGTTTTCCCCGGGTGGCGTGCCGAATTCGAAAGTCATCGAGTACTACCGCCGTCGCGCAGCAGCCGGGGTTGGCCTGATCATCACCGAAGGCACCACCGTCGGTCACGTTGCCTCCAACGGTTACCCGAACGTGCCGCAATTCTTTGGTGAAGCACCGTTGGCCGGCTGGAAGAAAGTCGTCGACGCTGTTCACGCTGAAGGCGGCAAGATCGTTCCGCAACTCTGGCATGTCGGCAGCGTGCGCCGCATCGGCACCGAGCCGGACGCCAGCGTGCCGGCTTACGGCCCGTCGGAAAAACTCAAGGACGGTCAGGTCGTGGTGCACGGCATGACCCAACAGGACATCAAGGATGTAATCGCCGCATTCGCCCAAGCCGCCAAGGATGCACAAAGCATCGGCATGGACGGCGTGGAAATCCACGGCGCGCACGGTTACCTGATCGACCAGTTCTTCTGGGAAGGCAGCAACCAGCGCACCGATGAATACGGCGGCAGCCTGGCCAACCGTTCGCGCTTTGCCATCGAACTGATTCAAGCAGTACGTGCAGCGGTCGGTGAAGGCTTCCCGATCATCTTCCGTTTCTCGCAGTGGAAACAGCAGGATTACACCGCTCGTCTGGTGCAAACCCCAGAAGCGCTGGGCGAATTCCTCAAGCCGTTGTCCGACGCTGGCGTGGATATTTTCCATTGCTCGACGCGGCGTTTCTGGGAGCCTGAGTTTGACGGCTCCGAGCTGAACCTCGCGGGCTGGACGCGCAAACTCACCGGCAAGCCGACCATCACCGTCGGCAGCGTGGGTCTCGATGGCGAGTTCCTGCAGTTCATGGTCAACACCGACAAGGTCGCGCAACCGGCCAGTCTGGAGAACCTGCTGGAGCGCCTGAACAAGGAGGAATTCGATCTGGTGGCGGTGGGCCGTGCACTGCTGGTCGATCCGGACTGGGCACAGAAAGTCCGCGAAGGGCGTGAGCAGGATATCTTGCCGTTCAGCCGTGAGGCGTTGATGACGCTGGTTTAA
- a CDS encoding glycosyltransferase family 1 protein yields the protein MASADTEAMTTALHITLISETFPPEINGVANTLGRLCDGLRARGHQVELVRPRQAGDPQRSEDDALLLCRGWPLPGYPGLQWGQSSMHKLLRRWKHQRPDVLYIATEGPLGLSALRAARRLGISVVSGFHTNFQQYTSQYGLGLLTRMLTHYLRWFHNRSALTLVPSVSQRLELERRHFERLALLSRGVDSQLFHPSKRLNALREQWGVSEQDIAVIHVGRLAPEKNLGLLKRCFENLRDTYPQRNLKLIVVGDGPQRLALEKDLPGAVFCGAQRGEALAAHYASGDLFLFPSLTETFGNVVLEALASGLGVVAYDQAAAAQHIRHGYNGVLAMPGDEQAFCEAAAWLLEEDETLRCVRLNARQHASRQGWPAVIEQFEKHLRGACVGEQVVPNAQTLP from the coding sequence ATGGCCTCAGCCGACACTGAGGCCATGACGACAGCTCTACATATCACCCTGATCAGCGAAACCTTCCCACCGGAAATCAACGGCGTGGCCAATACGCTTGGCCGCTTGTGCGATGGACTGCGCGCGCGTGGGCATCAGGTTGAACTGGTACGCCCGCGTCAGGCCGGCGATCCGCAGCGCAGCGAAGATGACGCGTTGCTGTTGTGTCGGGGCTGGCCGCTGCCGGGGTACCCGGGGCTGCAATGGGGTCAGTCGTCGATGCACAAACTGCTGCGGCGCTGGAAGCATCAGCGTCCCGATGTGCTGTATATCGCCACGGAAGGACCGCTCGGGTTATCAGCCCTGCGTGCGGCGCGGCGTCTGGGCATTTCGGTGGTCAGCGGGTTTCACACCAACTTTCAGCAATACACCAGTCAGTACGGCCTCGGTCTGCTGACGCGGATGCTCACGCATTATCTGCGCTGGTTTCACAATCGCTCGGCGCTGACGTTGGTGCCCAGTGTCAGCCAGCGCCTGGAACTGGAGCGGCGGCATTTCGAACGATTGGCGCTGTTGTCCCGCGGTGTCGACAGCCAGTTGTTTCATCCGAGCAAACGGCTGAATGCCTTGCGTGAGCAGTGGGGCGTGTCCGAGCAGGACATTGCGGTTATTCACGTAGGACGACTCGCGCCGGAGAAGAACCTTGGCCTGCTCAAACGCTGCTTCGAAAATCTGCGTGACACTTATCCACAGCGTAATCTGAAACTGATCGTGGTCGGCGACGGGCCGCAACGGCTGGCGCTGGAAAAGGATTTGCCCGGGGCGGTTTTCTGCGGTGCGCAGCGCGGTGAAGCGTTGGCGGCGCACTATGCGTCCGGGGATCTGTTTCTGTTTCCGAGCCTGACGGAAACCTTCGGCAACGTGGTGCTGGAAGCGCTTGCCTCGGGGCTGGGTGTGGTGGCTTACGATCAAGCTGCAGCGGCGCAGCATATTCGCCACGGCTACAACGGCGTGCTGGCGATGCCGGGTGATGAGCAGGCGTTCTGCGAGGCGGCGGCGTGGTTGCTGGAGGAGGATGAGACGTTGCGTTGCGTGCGTTTGAATGCACGGCAGCATGCGAGTCGCCAGGGCTGGCCGGCGGTTATCGAGCAGTTTGAAAAGCATTTGCGCGGGGCTTGTGTGGGTGAGCAAGTGGTGCCGAATGCGCAGACATTGCCTTGA